A single genomic interval of Rhodothermales bacterium harbors:
- a CDS encoding gluconate 2-dehydrogenase subunit 3 family protein has translation MQRREALKRTALLGGAAASTSLLGLLQACQQQPRLGWQPVFLSMDHARLVAALVDTILPATATPGGLDVKVDMFIDLVYARTYDAAGQQQVVADLDAINTRSAAQFGKPFADLEADQRQAFLQEEEAGAPSFNPRVWGTAVGEQAPVGFYRGFKSMAVWAYCSTEAIGKNQLNYDPIPGAYRGCVPLSEAGRVWSL, from the coding sequence ATGCAACGACGAGAAGCCCTCAAACGAACCGCCCTGCTGGGTGGCGCCGCCGCCTCGACCTCGCTGCTGGGCCTGCTTCAGGCCTGTCAGCAGCAGCCCCGGCTCGGGTGGCAGCCCGTGTTTCTGAGTATGGACCACGCCCGACTCGTCGCGGCGCTGGTGGACACGATCCTGCCGGCCACCGCCACGCCCGGTGGGCTGGATGTGAAGGTGGATATGTTCATCGACCTCGTCTACGCCCGAACCTACGACGCGGCCGGCCAGCAGCAGGTGGTGGCTGATCTGGATGCGATTAACACCCGCAGCGCCGCGCAATTCGGGAAGCCATTTGCGGACCTGGAGGCCGACCAGCGGCAGGCGTTTTTGCAGGAAGAAGAAGCCGGCGCGCCTTCGTTTAATCCCCGCGTCTGGGGCACGGCGGTGGGCGAACAGGCGCCGGTGGGGTTCTACCGCGGGTTTAAGTCGATGGCGGTCTGGGCCTACTGCTCGACCGAGGCGATCGGGAAAAACCAACTGAACTACGACCCGATTCCG